One genomic window of Micromonospora sp. WMMD1128 includes the following:
- a CDS encoding histidine kinase, with the protein MPLSMSLPATVRSRAWPTRLPRNATLWLDGLIALAVFVGTALPVTFSQDGKVWHILVAAGASLPLIWRRRAPLLTTVTVGLAISVLGLSHQLPPLPFGPLVATYTFALLSPSPWRQIAIGVQAVGVVVSLVVPGESAATFGYVGMAYVAAYSMGIASRGRGDRIAVLEERAARQEEERATAAARDRNRIAREVHDIVAHTVAIMVVQAEAGPVVARTDPARVEKTFEVIAESGRSAIAQLRRSLAALRSAEGEEPPAPVRGVGDVPQLLGEVRQGGLEAALRWRGQQRPLPADVDATIFRVVQEALTNTIRHARASMVDVLIEFGPRDIRVTVTDDGVGAVDVGGGYGMMGMRERVTACGGELSVGAGPDGGGFTVSAVLPAE; encoded by the coding sequence GTGCCGTTGTCCATGTCCCTTCCGGCCACCGTCCGATCGCGGGCCTGGCCCACGCGGCTGCCCCGCAACGCCACGCTCTGGCTGGACGGGTTGATCGCATTGGCGGTGTTCGTCGGCACCGCCCTGCCGGTGACGTTCTCGCAGGACGGGAAGGTCTGGCACATCCTGGTGGCCGCCGGAGCCTCGCTGCCGCTGATCTGGCGTCGGCGGGCTCCGCTGCTCACCACGGTGACCGTGGGCCTGGCGATCAGCGTCCTCGGGCTGTCGCACCAACTGCCGCCGCTGCCCTTCGGGCCGCTCGTCGCGACGTACACGTTCGCCTTGCTGAGCCCGTCGCCCTGGCGGCAGATCGCGATCGGGGTGCAGGCCGTCGGCGTGGTGGTCTCGCTCGTGGTGCCCGGCGAGAGCGCCGCCACCTTCGGATACGTGGGGATGGCGTACGTGGCGGCGTACAGCATGGGGATCGCCTCCCGGGGTCGCGGCGACCGGATCGCGGTGCTCGAGGAACGGGCGGCCCGCCAGGAGGAGGAACGAGCCACCGCCGCCGCCCGCGACCGCAACCGGATCGCCCGCGAGGTGCACGACATCGTCGCGCACACGGTCGCGATCATGGTGGTCCAGGCGGAGGCCGGGCCGGTGGTGGCCCGCACCGACCCGGCCCGGGTGGAGAAGACCTTCGAGGTGATCGCCGAGAGCGGCCGGTCCGCGATCGCCCAGCTCCGGCGATCGTTGGCCGCGCTGCGTTCGGCGGAGGGCGAGGAGCCGCCGGCCCCGGTGCGCGGGGTGGGCGACGTGCCGCAGCTGCTCGGCGAGGTGCGTCAGGGCGGCCTGGAGGCGGCGCTGCGCTGGCGCGGGCAGCAGCGGCCACTGCCCGCCGACGTGGACGCCACGATCTTCCGGGTGGTGCAGGAGGCGCTGACCAACACCATCCGGCACGCGCGGGCGTCGATGGTGGACGTGCTGATCGAGTTCGGTCCGCGCGACATCCGGGTCACGGTCACCGACGACGGTGTCGGCGCGGTGGACGTCGGTGGCGGATACGGAATGATGGGCATGCGGGAGCGGGTCACCGCCTGTGGCGGTGAGCTGTCCGTCGGAGCGGGTCCCGACGGCGGCGGCTTCACGGTGAGCGCCGTCCTGCCCGCCGAGTGA
- a CDS encoding acyl carrier protein yields the protein MTILPNHRAAGQLRPWLQDRVAAFTDRDPATIDTAAPLSDLGLDSVYALALCGEIEDHLGVPLEPTIVWDHPSIDALTEYLTGLPLDAGT from the coding sequence TTGACCATCTTGCCGAACCACCGGGCCGCCGGACAGCTCCGTCCGTGGCTACAGGACCGCGTCGCCGCTTTCACCGACCGGGACCCGGCCACCATCGACACCGCCGCACCCCTGTCCGACCTGGGCCTCGACTCGGTGTACGCGCTCGCGCTCTGCGGCGAGATCGAGGACCACCTCGGGGTGCCGCTGGAACCGACGATCGTGTGGGACCACCCGAGCATCGACGCGCTCACCGAGTACCTGACCGGCCTGCCGCTGGACGCCGGGACGTGA
- a CDS encoding acyl carrier protein, translating to MTMASEATVDRAAVVDHVIDAVVAVLNRDSVQVTEQTRLMDELGLDSTNVLELLMHIEDRLDVVIDSDTLEQHHFESVGSLADYILEQGLA from the coding sequence ATGACCATGGCTTCGGAGGCCACCGTCGACCGCGCCGCGGTCGTCGACCACGTGATCGACGCCGTTGTCGCGGTGCTGAACCGCGACTCGGTCCAGGTGACCGAGCAGACCCGGCTGATGGACGAGCTGGGCCTGGACTCCACGAACGTTCTCGAGCTGCTGATGCACATCGAGGACCGGCTGGACGTCGTGATCGACTCGGACACGCTGGAGCAGCACCACTTCGAATCGGTCGGCAGCCTCGCCGACTACATCCTCGAGCAGGGCCTGGCCTGA
- a CDS encoding inositol-3-phosphate synthase: MGAVRVAIAGVGNCAASLVQGVEYYRDARVTDTVPGLMHVAFGGYHVGDIEFVAAFDVDAKKVGRDLSEAIVASGNNTIKICDVPPSGVVVRRGPTFDGLGDYYREMIEESDEQAVDVVRTLRESGADVLVSYLPVGSEDADRFYAQCALEAGVGFVNALPVFIASDPAWAARFTDAGVPIIGDDIKSQVGATITHRVLAKLFEDRGVRLERTYQLNFGGNMDFMNMLERKRLASKKLSKTRAVTSQVPREMAAGDVHIGPSDYVPFLEDRKYALVRLEGRAFGDVPLQLEYKLEVWDSPNSAGVIIDAVRAAKIALDRGVGGPILSASSYFMKSPPEQYDDAAARDAVERFIRGEVER; the protein is encoded by the coding sequence GTGGGCGCAGTCCGCGTCGCCATCGCCGGGGTCGGCAACTGTGCCGCGTCGCTGGTGCAAGGCGTTGAGTACTACCGGGACGCGAGGGTCACCGACACCGTTCCCGGCCTCATGCACGTCGCCTTCGGCGGCTATCACGTCGGCGACATCGAGTTCGTCGCGGCCTTCGACGTGGACGCCAAGAAGGTGGGCCGGGACCTCTCCGAGGCCATCGTCGCGAGCGGCAACAACACCATCAAGATCTGCGACGTCCCGCCGTCCGGGGTCGTCGTGCGGCGCGGCCCGACGTTCGACGGTCTCGGTGACTACTACCGGGAGATGATCGAGGAGTCCGACGAGCAGGCCGTCGACGTGGTGCGTACCCTGCGCGAGTCCGGGGCCGACGTCCTCGTGTCATACCTGCCGGTGGGATCGGAGGACGCCGACCGGTTCTACGCACAGTGTGCGCTGGAGGCGGGGGTGGGGTTCGTCAACGCGCTGCCGGTGTTCATCGCCTCGGACCCGGCGTGGGCGGCCCGGTTCACCGACGCCGGCGTGCCGATCATCGGCGACGACATCAAGTCGCAGGTGGGCGCCACCATCACCCACCGGGTGCTGGCGAAGCTCTTCGAGGATCGCGGGGTCCGGCTGGAGCGCACCTACCAGCTCAACTTCGGCGGCAACATGGACTTCATGAACATGCTGGAGCGTAAGCGCCTGGCGTCGAAGAAGCTGTCCAAGACCCGGGCCGTCACCTCGCAGGTGCCCCGCGAGATGGCCGCCGGCGACGTGCACATCGGCCCCAGCGACTACGTGCCGTTCCTGGAGGACCGCAAGTACGCGCTGGTGCGCCTGGAGGGGCGGGCGTTCGGCGACGTGCCCCTGCAATTGGAGTACAAGCTCGAGGTCTGGGACTCCCCCAACTCCGCCGGCGTGATCATCGACGCGGTCCGGGCGGCCAAGATCGCCCTGGACCGGGGGGTCGGCGGGCCGATCCTCTCCGCCTCCTCGTACTTCATGAAGTCGCCGCCCGAGCAGTACGACGACGCCGCCGCCCGGGACGCCGTGGAGCGCTTCATCCGCGGCGAGGTCGAACGCTGA
- a CDS encoding ATP-grasp domain-containing protein: MTTTQEPFVRRLRTALLGTDRTPLVFLGNFEVEQRWGGDEPGLPRVALTAGDAMVNRMDEFALLLAGPDDHVVLKDQPDPEHLAHLEKLGAALPHLLVTDRQDPHHTVTQDALDSPALLTRLSALAGAAAIVPHGVSADEEALAARTGVALAGSPAAVCKAVNGKIYSRRIATELGLRQSAGWTCETIEELDEAVEHARALLAAGRPVVLKDSYGVSGKGLLLIRDEARLDQIHRTLRRRADRSGDHRLALLVEEWVAKTTDLNYQFTVFRDGGVHFDFVKEAVTANGVHKGHRMPAGLTARQLAAVTHSAAALGARLARDGYHGVVGVDAMLDPEGGVYPVVEINARHNMSTYQVGLQEHLVPAGWCALARQYPLRLARPLRFGEVRDGLGPWLLGDAGRAGMVVQNFSTVNALVREGTGAADGRLYGFLTAPTTDELMAMDGEIAGRLAAVAEGTRR, translated from the coding sequence ATGACGACGACACAGGAACCTTTCGTCAGACGGCTGCGGACGGCGCTGCTGGGCACCGACCGGACCCCCCTGGTGTTCCTCGGCAACTTCGAGGTCGAGCAGCGGTGGGGCGGTGACGAGCCGGGCCTGCCCCGGGTCGCGCTGACCGCGGGTGACGCGATGGTGAACCGGATGGACGAGTTCGCCCTGCTGCTGGCCGGTCCGGACGACCACGTGGTTCTCAAGGACCAGCCGGACCCGGAGCACCTGGCCCACCTGGAGAAACTCGGGGCCGCCCTGCCGCATCTGCTGGTCACCGACCGGCAGGACCCGCACCACACGGTGACCCAGGACGCGCTGGACAGCCCGGCCCTGCTGACCCGGCTGTCCGCCCTGGCCGGGGCGGCGGCGATCGTCCCGCACGGCGTCTCCGCGGACGAGGAGGCGCTCGCCGCGCGTACCGGGGTGGCGCTGGCCGGGTCGCCGGCGGCCGTCTGCAAGGCCGTCAACGGCAAGATCTACAGCCGGCGGATCGCCACCGAGCTGGGGCTGCGCCAGTCCGCGGGCTGGACCTGCGAGACCATCGAGGAACTGGACGAGGCGGTGGAACACGCGCGGGCTCTGCTCGCGGCCGGGCGGCCGGTGGTGCTCAAGGACTCGTACGGGGTGTCCGGCAAGGGCCTGCTGCTGATCCGGGACGAGGCGCGCCTGGACCAGATCCACCGGACGCTGCGTCGCCGGGCCGACCGTTCCGGCGACCACCGGCTGGCGCTGCTGGTCGAGGAGTGGGTCGCCAAGACCACCGACCTCAACTACCAGTTCACCGTGTTCCGCGACGGCGGGGTGCACTTCGACTTCGTCAAGGAGGCGGTCACCGCCAACGGCGTACACAAGGGGCACCGGATGCCGGCGGGGCTGACCGCGCGGCAGCTCGCGGCCGTGACGCACAGCGCCGCGGCGCTCGGCGCCCGGCTCGCCCGCGACGGCTACCACGGCGTGGTCGGGGTGGACGCGATGCTCGACCCGGAGGGCGGCGTCTACCCGGTCGTGGAGATCAACGCGCGGCACAACATGTCCACCTATCAGGTCGGGCTCCAGGAACACCTGGTGCCGGCGGGCTGGTGCGCGCTGGCCCGGCAGTATCCGCTGCGCCTGGCCCGGCCGCTCCGCTTCGGCGAGGTCCGTGACGGGCTCGGGCCGTGGCTGCTGGGCGACGCCGGCCGGGCCGGAATGGTGGTGCAGAACTTCTCGACGGTGAACGCCCTGGTGCGGGAAGGCACGGGGGCCGCCGACGGCCGCCTGTACGGCTTCCTGACCGCGCCGACGACCGACGAGTTGATGGCGATGGACGGGGAGATCGCGGGCCGCCTGGCGGCCGTGGCGGAAGGAACACGACGGTGA
- a CDS encoding 3-oxoacyl-[acyl-carrier-protein] synthase III C-terminal domain-containing protein, with translation MTALEAVSAYLPPERVPIDSFAGELGLTDTQIRMFHRYYGLAEVLREPTGTIADLMLNAAAKLSELRGRESQVRYVVQARTLQAIAPYPEDPLHDVVRALGLRHAQAFAVTQHACASGLLAVEMAGRLLAEDGEPEALALVFVGEKAFTPSARMIPGTALMGEGCAAVLVGTGRRDRLLSYAAAMHGEFNAGLSLSAEMSLEFQQRYPDALAEVILAAVARAGITVTDLDLVLPHNVNRVSWVRVARKVGIPVERLFLDNMPVTGHCFCADSFLNYVAARDLGRLRPGDRYLMAAVGLGSTFAAAVFEH, from the coding sequence GTGACCGCCCTCGAAGCGGTCTCCGCCTACCTGCCGCCGGAACGGGTGCCGATCGACTCGTTTGCCGGCGAACTGGGACTGACCGACACGCAGATCCGGATGTTCCACCGCTACTACGGACTGGCCGAGGTGCTGCGGGAACCGACCGGCACGATCGCCGACCTGATGCTGAACGCCGCGGCGAAACTGTCCGAGCTGCGGGGCCGCGAATCCCAGGTGCGGTACGTGGTGCAGGCCCGGACCCTCCAGGCGATCGCGCCGTACCCGGAGGATCCGCTGCACGACGTGGTACGGGCCCTCGGCCTGCGGCACGCCCAGGCGTTCGCGGTCACCCAGCACGCCTGCGCCTCGGGTCTGCTCGCCGTCGAGATGGCCGGTCGGCTGCTCGCCGAGGACGGCGAGCCGGAGGCGCTGGCCCTGGTCTTCGTCGGGGAGAAGGCGTTCACCCCGTCGGCCCGGATGATCCCGGGCACCGCCCTGATGGGGGAGGGTTGCGCCGCCGTCCTGGTCGGCACCGGCCGGCGCGACCGGCTGCTGTCGTACGCCGCGGCCATGCACGGCGAGTTCAACGCCGGGTTGTCCCTGAGCGCGGAGATGTCCCTGGAGTTCCAGCAGCGCTATCCGGACGCGCTCGCCGAGGTGATCCTGGCGGCGGTGGCCCGCGCCGGGATCACCGTCACGGACCTGGACCTGGTGCTGCCGCACAACGTGAACCGGGTGTCCTGGGTGCGGGTGGCGCGCAAGGTCGGCATCCCGGTGGAACGCCTGTTCCTGGACAACATGCCGGTCACCGGCCACTGCTTCTGCGCCGACTCCTTCCTCAACTACGTGGCGGCCCGCGACCTGGGCCGGTTACGGCCCGGCGACCGCTACCTGATGGCCGCGGTCGGGCTGGGCTCGACCTTCGCCGCCGCGGTCTTCGAGCACTGA
- a CDS encoding response regulator transcription factor, protein MVRIVVVDDQDLVRGGFAMILDAEPDLTVVGEAADGLEALRVVAEKKPDVVVMDIRMEGPIDGIEATRRICATTDARVLILTTFDVDEHVHDALRAGANGFLLKTMRRAELVEAVRVIAKGEALLAPTVTRRVIADLLRRPRGAIRPPARLDELTGRERETLSLVARGLSNAEIAARLTVSDHTVKTHVSNVLAKLGLRDRVQAVVFSYEAGLISPGEDLD, encoded by the coding sequence ATGGTGCGCATCGTGGTCGTCGACGACCAGGACCTGGTTCGGGGCGGCTTCGCCATGATCCTGGACGCGGAGCCGGATCTGACCGTGGTGGGCGAGGCGGCGGACGGCCTGGAGGCCCTGCGGGTGGTGGCCGAGAAGAAGCCGGACGTGGTGGTCATGGACATCCGGATGGAGGGCCCGATCGACGGCATCGAGGCCACCCGCCGGATCTGCGCCACCACGGACGCCCGGGTGCTCATCCTCACCACGTTCGACGTCGACGAACACGTGCACGACGCGCTGCGGGCCGGCGCGAACGGCTTCCTCCTCAAGACCATGCGCCGGGCGGAGCTGGTCGAGGCGGTCCGGGTGATCGCCAAGGGGGAGGCGCTGCTCGCCCCGACGGTGACCCGGCGGGTGATCGCCGACCTGCTGCGTCGGCCCCGGGGCGCGATCCGCCCGCCGGCCCGGTTGGACGAGTTGACCGGCCGGGAGCGGGAGACTTTGTCCCTGGTCGCCCGTGGGCTCTCCAACGCCGAGATCGCCGCCCGACTGACGGTGAGCGACCACACCGTCAAGACCCATGTCAGCAACGTGCTGGCCAAGCTGGGCCTGCGGGACCGGGTGCAGGCGGTGGTCTTCTCCTACGAGGCCGGCCTGATCAGTCCCGGTGAGGATCTCGACTGA
- the lysA gene encoding diaminopimelate decarboxylase: MTGEVAIQGVAMSELAERFGTPLYVYDGDSLRGQYLGLRERLHPAMEIFYSLKANPNVAVCALLGAQGARAEVSSMVELRTALAAGVAPGDIIFLGPGKSRAELEACLSEGVFALVCESFGELALIDELARERGVIAPVMLRVNPSFAVKGSGLTMGGKPRQFGIDEQQLFDEVDLVKNHPGVRVLGVHAYLGTRILDPEVVAENARRIIDLAERLAERLDFVLEAVDVGGGLGVAYFPGEPDLDPAAVAGLLNPVVEAFQAAHPGARLLLELGRYLTAPCGTYVTRVRYVKSSMGERFAVTDGGTNHHMAAVGIGSYVKRNFPMRLLNRAGTDAAPWNVTGPLCTPNDTVGRNVELPELRPGDLVGVLRSGAYGPSASPVLFLSHGHPAEVLVDGGRARLVRRRDTVEDLLGPQILD; the protein is encoded by the coding sequence GTGACCGGAGAAGTGGCGATCCAGGGCGTTGCGATGTCCGAACTGGCCGAGCGGTTCGGCACGCCCCTCTACGTGTACGACGGGGACAGCCTGCGTGGGCAGTACCTGGGGTTGCGCGAGCGGCTGCACCCGGCGATGGAGATCTTCTATTCGCTCAAGGCCAACCCGAACGTGGCCGTCTGCGCCCTGCTCGGCGCGCAGGGCGCCCGGGCGGAGGTGTCGTCCATGGTGGAGCTGCGCACCGCGCTCGCCGCCGGGGTGGCCCCGGGCGACATCATCTTCCTGGGCCCCGGCAAGAGCCGCGCCGAACTTGAGGCGTGCCTGTCCGAAGGCGTCTTCGCGCTTGTCTGCGAGTCGTTCGGGGAGCTGGCGCTGATCGACGAGCTGGCCCGGGAACGGGGCGTCATCGCCCCGGTGATGCTGCGGGTCAACCCGAGCTTCGCGGTCAAGGGCTCCGGCCTCACCATGGGCGGCAAGCCGCGCCAGTTCGGGATCGACGAGCAGCAGCTCTTCGACGAGGTCGACCTGGTCAAGAACCATCCCGGGGTACGCGTCCTGGGCGTGCACGCCTACCTGGGCACCCGCATCCTCGATCCCGAGGTGGTCGCCGAGAACGCCCGCCGGATCATCGACCTGGCCGAGCGGCTCGCCGAGCGGCTGGACTTCGTCCTGGAGGCGGTCGACGTGGGCGGTGGCCTCGGCGTGGCCTACTTCCCCGGCGAACCGGACCTCGACCCGGCCGCGGTCGCCGGCCTGCTCAACCCGGTGGTCGAGGCGTTCCAGGCCGCGCACCCCGGGGCCCGGCTGCTGCTGGAGCTGGGCCGTTACCTGACCGCGCCGTGCGGCACGTACGTCACCCGGGTGCGGTACGTGAAGAGTTCCATGGGGGAGCGTTTCGCGGTCACCGACGGCGGCACCAACCACCACATGGCGGCCGTCGGCATCGGCTCCTACGTCAAGCGCAACTTCCCGATGCGGCTGCTCAACCGGGCCGGCACGGACGCCGCCCCGTGGAACGTCACCGGCCCGCTGTGCACGCCGAACGACACCGTCGGCCGCAACGTGGAACTGCCCGAGCTGCGGCCGGGCGACCTGGTCGGCGTGCTGCGCTCCGGCGCGTACGGCCCGAGCGCCTCACCTGTGCTCTTCCTCAGCCACGGCCACCCGGCCGAGGTGCTCGTGGACGGCGGCCGGGCCCGCCTGGTCCGCCGCCGCGACACCGTCGAGGACCTGCTCGGACCGCAGATCCTCGACTGA
- a CDS encoding acyl-CoA dehydrogenase family protein, whose translation MTTVRELESRFGDPWDPANPLGNRAVLAADERQEMFADGERMLDDFGLNAEFVPVARGGRMAGLDRLIRMMRAVFRRDPCLGLGYGASSFIASVNVWAGGDEAQQRRLAELLLSGRRVASVYHELAHGNDFARVDFRADPGRPGELLLTGRKEVVTNAQRCSAMVIFSRTSDAAGGRSHTQLFVEKDALPPGGLRYLPRFPSSGMRGVQLGGIELDRCPVDAGVALGPLGSAMEVALRSFQLTRTGLPAMTLGVLDTGLRAVLRFGEDRRLRGRPVGAMPVVRTALAEAFVDLLIADCLSTTVARAVHLLPEDTNAYASAVKYVVSGRSIRAMARLGELLGAQSYLRTGEYGIFQKLQRDLAPAGFGHAARIACLATVLPQLPRLARRSWATGQEPPPALYDLGADLPALPFDRLRIASTADPLTAQLLTAAEAMPAGDDRLRGLVRRFTGELARLRTAALGLRPADLAIGGDPAALDLTARYTTVLTAATCLNLWLAEQRRPGTFLADPAWVTAALLRLADELDGTSRSLPAALAGPIHAELTRRYAAGRAFDLSDSVLPDLPRSRN comes from the coding sequence ATGACCACCGTGCGGGAGTTGGAGAGCCGCTTCGGTGATCCGTGGGACCCGGCGAACCCCCTCGGGAACCGGGCCGTGCTGGCGGCAGACGAGCGGCAGGAGATGTTCGCCGACGGTGAGCGGATGCTCGACGACTTCGGGCTCAACGCCGAGTTCGTGCCGGTCGCCCGGGGCGGCCGGATGGCCGGCCTGGACCGGCTGATCCGGATGATGCGCGCGGTGTTCCGGCGGGACCCCTGCCTGGGCCTCGGTTACGGCGCCAGCTCGTTCATCGCCTCGGTCAACGTGTGGGCCGGCGGCGACGAGGCCCAACAGCGGCGGCTGGCGGAGCTGCTGCTCTCCGGCCGGCGGGTGGCGTCGGTCTACCACGAGCTGGCGCACGGCAACGACTTCGCCCGGGTGGACTTCCGGGCCGACCCGGGCCGGCCGGGCGAGCTGCTGCTCACCGGTCGCAAGGAGGTGGTCACCAACGCGCAGCGGTGCAGCGCGATGGTGATCTTCAGTCGCACCTCTGACGCGGCCGGTGGCCGCAGCCACACCCAGCTGTTCGTGGAGAAGGACGCGCTGCCCCCGGGCGGGCTGCGGTATCTGCCGCGGTTCCCCAGCAGCGGGATGCGCGGGGTGCAGCTCGGCGGGATCGAGCTGGACCGGTGCCCGGTCGACGCCGGTGTGGCGCTCGGGCCGCTCGGCTCGGCCATGGAGGTCGCGCTGCGCTCGTTCCAGCTGACCCGGACCGGGCTGCCGGCGATGACGCTCGGCGTGCTGGACACCGGCCTGCGCGCGGTGCTGCGGTTCGGCGAGGACCGGCGGCTGCGCGGGCGGCCGGTGGGCGCCATGCCCGTGGTCCGCACCGCTCTGGCCGAAGCGTTCGTGGACCTGCTGATCGCCGACTGCCTGTCCACCACCGTCGCCCGCGCCGTGCACCTGCTGCCCGAGGACACCAACGCGTACGCCTCGGCCGTCAAGTACGTCGTGTCCGGCCGGTCCATCCGGGCCATGGCCCGGCTCGGCGAGCTGCTCGGCGCGCAGAGTTACCTGCGCACCGGCGAGTACGGCATCTTCCAGAAGTTGCAGCGCGACCTGGCCCCGGCCGGATTCGGGCACGCCGCCCGGATCGCCTGCCTGGCCACCGTCCTCCCGCAGCTCCCCCGGCTGGCCCGGCGCTCCTGGGCGACCGGCCAGGAGCCGCCACCGGCCCTGTACGACCTGGGCGCCGACCTCCCGGCACTGCCGTTCGACCGGCTCCGGATCGCCTCGACCGCCGACCCGCTCACGGCGCAGCTGCTCACCGCCGCCGAGGCGATGCCGGCCGGCGACGACCGGCTGCGCGGCCTGGTCCGGCGGTTCACCGGCGAACTGGCCCGGCTGCGTACGGCGGCGCTCGGCCTGCGCCCGGCGGACCTGGCGATCGGCGGGGACCCGGCGGCGCTCGACCTGACCGCCCGCTACACCACGGTGCTGACCGCCGCGACCTGCCTGAACCTCTGGCTGGCCGAGCAGCGCCGCCCGGGCACCTTCCTGGCCGATCCGGCCTGGGTGACGGCGGCCCTGCTGCGGCTGGCCGACGAGCTGGACGGCACGTCCCGGTCGCTGCCGGCCGCGCTGGCCGGCCCGATCCACGCGGAGCTGACCCGCCGGTACGCCGCCGGCCGGGCCTTCGACCTGTCCGACAGCGTGCTGCCCGACCTTCCAAGGAGCCGGAATTGA
- a CDS encoding acyl-CoA dehydrogenase family protein — MIELDDRLGTARAHARDWARDLRSTALELDRDPDTVYRCLDNPAVRHLSTMLIPAPWLPDRTLIGGHRFDGMTAMERVVFAEEIAAGDAGMMLASPGASLSGVLIDLLADQDQKEWFYGRLLAAPTWTFFALTEPDHGSDAAAMGTTLDPDGDGGLLLRGAKRYIGNGARAQVGVVFARDRPGPLGATAVLVETDAPGFKAEPIPTIGLRGAQLSAITLDGVPVPAGRVLGHHLSPTRRGVWSGVQMFNRLRPGVAAIALGIARSAHDYVIEQRGSLSKADRLRWERTGRRIDGVRQLIWQAASIVDAQPANGHLASAAKARAARLAEEVTLEALDYFGPGARLTQPMLDKLIRDARGVEFMEGTGNIQRLNTFQGLIQGKLGRD, encoded by the coding sequence GTGATCGAACTCGACGACCGGCTCGGCACCGCCCGGGCGCACGCCCGGGACTGGGCGCGCGACCTGCGCTCGACGGCGTTGGAGCTGGACCGTGACCCGGACACCGTGTACCGGTGCCTGGACAACCCGGCGGTACGGCACCTGTCCACCATGCTCATCCCGGCGCCGTGGCTGCCGGACCGGACGCTCATCGGCGGACACCGGTTCGACGGCATGACCGCGATGGAGCGAGTGGTGTTCGCCGAGGAGATCGCCGCCGGTGACGCCGGCATGATGCTCGCGTCCCCCGGCGCCTCGCTGTCCGGGGTGCTCATCGACCTGCTCGCCGACCAGGACCAGAAGGAGTGGTTCTACGGCCGGCTACTGGCCGCGCCGACCTGGACCTTCTTCGCGCTCACCGAACCCGACCACGGCTCGGACGCGGCGGCGATGGGCACGACGCTCGACCCGGACGGCGACGGGGGCCTGCTCCTGCGGGGTGCCAAGCGCTACATCGGCAACGGCGCCCGGGCCCAGGTCGGCGTCGTCTTCGCCCGGGACCGGCCCGGCCCGCTCGGCGCCACCGCGGTGCTCGTCGAGACCGACGCGCCCGGCTTCAAGGCCGAGCCGATCCCGACGATCGGCCTGCGCGGCGCCCAGCTCAGCGCGATCACACTCGACGGCGTGCCGGTCCCGGCCGGTCGGGTGCTCGGGCACCACCTCAGTCCCACCCGGCGCGGGGTGTGGAGCGGCGTGCAGATGTTCAACCGGCTCCGACCGGGCGTGGCGGCGATCGCCCTGGGCATCGCCCGGTCCGCGCACGACTACGTCATCGAGCAGCGTGGTTCGCTGTCCAAGGCCGATCGGCTGCGTTGGGAACGCACCGGCCGGCGGATCGACGGCGTACGACAGCTCATCTGGCAGGCGGCCTCGATCGTGGACGCCCAGCCGGCGAACGGCCACCTGGCGTCGGCGGCGAAGGCCCGGGCGGCCCGACTCGCCGAGGAGGTGACGCTTGAGGCGCTCGACTACTTCGGCCCGGGCGCGCGGCTGACTCAGCCGATGCTGGACAAGCTGATCCGCGACGCCCGGGGGGTGGAATTCATGGAAGGCACCGGCAACATCCAGCGACTCAACACCTTCCAGGGCCTCATACAGGGCAAACTCGGCCGTGACTGA
- a CDS encoding 4'-phosphopantetheinyl transferase superfamily protein codes for MTDPGGVDVWTVHLDRDVDAAHWLSAAELRRAAAVGDPDGRRRFVVAHAALNAILADRLDLRPTALPLRRNPRGRPYLPGRSLHFSLAHAGDRALIAVAGREVGVDLDHPRPGLDPRRMAARFFTPAEAARVAAAGTAAYAAYLRLWTRKEACVKAAGARLALGLRLPVPGAAGGAVVRDPSNRLPGAYFLRDLPDHGLFRAAVALAGTDPARCHRREFRRDLRRKP; via the coding sequence GTGACTGACCCGGGCGGCGTCGACGTCTGGACCGTACACCTGGACCGGGACGTCGACGCCGCCCACTGGCTCAGCGCGGCCGAGCTGCGGCGGGCCGCCGCCGTCGGCGACCCGGACGGACGCCGCCGCTTCGTGGTGGCGCACGCCGCGTTGAACGCGATCCTCGCCGACCGGCTGGACCTGCGCCCCACCGCGCTGCCGCTGCGCCGCAACCCGCGCGGGCGGCCGTACCTGCCGGGCCGGTCGCTGCACTTCAGCCTGGCGCACGCCGGGGATCGGGCGTTGATCGCGGTCGCCGGCCGGGAGGTCGGTGTGGACCTCGACCATCCCCGGCCGGGGCTGGATCCGCGGCGGATGGCCGCACGTTTCTTCACCCCCGCGGAGGCCGCCCGGGTGGCGGCGGCGGGCACCGCGGCCTACGCGGCGTACCTGCGGCTGTGGACCCGCAAGGAGGCGTGCGTCAAGGCCGCCGGCGCGCGCCTGGCGCTCGGGCTGCGGCTGCCGGTCCCCGGCGCGGCGGGCGGGGCGGTGGTCCGCGACCCGTCCAACCGGCTGCCCGGCGCCTACTTCCTCCGGGACCTGCCCGACCACGGACTCTTCCGCGCTGCCGTGGCACTGGCCGGCACGGATCCGGCACGCTGCCACCGCCGCGAGTTCCGCCGCGATCTCCGACGGAAGCCGTGA